DNA from Streptomyces sp. NBC_01476:
TCAGCGACAAGCCGGGCGGCCGGGCGGCGGCAAGCCGTCGCCGGTCAGCGACGGCCGCCTGCCACCGGGTGGCGGCCCGTCACGCCTGGGCGCGCAGCTCCGACATGTCGAGCTGTTCCGTCTCGTCGTGGGCCGTGAGGTCGATGACCTCGGACGCGGCCGGCTCGTCGGAGGCCTGCGCGTGCTCGTCCTCCGGCTCACCCGCCCCGCCGGGCTTCTGCGTACCGAAGAAGTCGAACCCGCCGATCGCCCGGTGGGCCGGCACTCCGCCGGACCGCGGCTGGGCGTACGGGAGTACGGCGGCGGCCACCGCGGGCACCAGCTTGTGCTCACGGACCGGCAGCCCGGCCGGCGAGGTCACCGGCACGTTGCCGTCCTCGGCCGCCGCGTGCTTGCCCTGCGGCTCGTCGGCCGCCGCCACGTCCCGGCGCCGCGCCTCCTCGACGGTGGCCTGCGCCTGCTGCTGCGCGCCGTTGCGGGCTAGGTTCTGCAGCGCCTGCTGGGCCTTGAGGAAGGCCGCCGGGCCGATCGGCGACGGGCCGGCGGTGAGGGCCGGCCCACTGCCGCCGCTCTTGACCTGCAGCCGGCGGCGGGCCTCCAGCGCCCGGGCCCGCTCGCTCTCCGCGGTCGCGTACCGCCGCAGCAGGTCGGCGTGTTCGGTCCGCAGCCGGGCGAGTTCGCCCCGCTTGGAGCGGAGCTTCTTCTCCAGCCGGCCGCGCAGCTCGCGCGACTCCTCCAGGTCGGTCTCCAGTTCGGCGACCCGTTCGTCGGCCCGCCACTCGTCCCGTTCGCGGAGCGTCTCCAGTTCGGCGACCCGGCGGCCCGCGGCCCGGTCCCAGCTGCGGGACAGGCCCGCGCCGGCGCACGCGCACAGCGCGGTGACGCCGGTGATCACGCGCAACGCGGTGGTATCACCGGCGAAGAGCGAGGCTGCGGCGAGTGCAATCGCGCAGCCCGCCACGGTGAGCGGCGGCAGTATCCGGTGCAGCGGCTGCGAATGGCGGTGACGTCCACGGGGCATGGCCAGAAATTTAGCGTGCGCGGCCGGTTCGTGGGGCAGCGGGGGGCCGGAATTTTCGCGGGGCTTTGCCCCGCCGATTCCGCACGGCCGCCGGGAAGGGCGTTCACCGGGACCGGTTGCGTTCGCACCGGTCCGGGGAAATGCCCTCCGCGGCGGCCCGCGCGGCTTGTTACCCGGCGGTCGCTACCGGGTCACTACCGGCACTACCGGGTCACTACTGGGTCAGTCCTTTCGACTTCAGGTAGTCCGCGGCCACGTCGGCCGGCTTCTGCCGCTCGCCGTCCACCTTCTCGTTGAGGGAGGTGAGATCGGCCGTGGTGAGGACCGCGGTCAGCTTGTTGAGCGCGTCGGCCACGGCCGGGTCACCGGCGTCCTTGGCATTGACCACCGGCAGCAGGTTGTCCGCGTTCTGCAGGTGCTTGTCGTCGGTGAGCAGCACCAGGTTGTACTGGTCGAGCGTGGCGTCGGTGGTGGTGGTCAGCACCAGTTGGTCGGTGCCGTCCTTGACCGCCTGCTTGGACTGCGGAGTTCCGACGCCCTTCGGGTCGATTCCGGTGATGTCGATGCCGTACTTCGACTTCAGACCGGGTGAGCAGAAGGGGCGGTCGGGGCATTCGTCGCCGGCCGCCAATTTGATCTTGAGACCGCTCGCGCCGAGATCGGAAAGGGTCTTCAGGTGGTGCTGGGCGGCGAAGTCCTTGGTGACCGCGAAGGCGTTCTGGTCGACCGCGTCTCCGGCCGGCAGCACCTTCAGTCCGCGCGGGGTGGCGAGCGTGGTCAGGGCGGCCACGGTGGCCTTCACATCGCCGGAGGCGACCGGCTTCTGGGCCGCCGCGGTGGCGCCGTTCGCCTTGGTGTTGAGGAACTCCGCGAGGGTGGCCGCGTATTCGGGCACCACATCGATCTGGCCCTTCTCCAGGGCCGGTTCGTAGAGCTCGCGGTTGGCCAGGGTCTGCACCTTGGTTTGGTAACCGGCGTCCGAGAGCACCTTGGCGTAGAGCTCGGCGAGCACCGCGCTCTCGGTGAAGCCGGCCGAGCCGACCACCAGGCTCCCCTTGCCGCCGCCACCGCTCGGGGCGGCGGCTGCCGACGAGGCGGAGTCGCCGGAGCCCTTCTTCTCCAGGCTGTCGCCTCCGCACCCGGCCACGCCCGTGAGCAGCAGGGCGGCGGCCACGGCCGTACCGGCGACGCGCACGCGTCCGTTCATGGATTCAGCACTCCTGACATTCCGGACAGTTCGGTAGCGCCGGGCCGATTGCGCCGGCGCATGGGGTCCAGCAGCTTCTGCAGGACCAGGAACACCCCTTCCACCAGCAGGGCGAGGGCGGCGACCAGCACCGCGCCCGCCACCACCTGTGCGGTGATCTGCCGGTTGAAGCCGGCGGTGATGATGCGGCCGAGGCCGCCGAAGCCCGCCATCGCGGCGAGTGTGGCGGTGGCCACGATCTGGACGGCGGCGGACCGGATGCCGGTCCAGATGAGCGGGAAGGCCAGCGGCAGTTCGATCCGGAAGAGCAGCTGGCGGTCGGTCATGCCCATCCCGCGGGCGGCCTCCACCACGTCCCGGTCGGCCTGGCGCATGCCGACATAGGCGTTGGTGATCAGCGGCGGCACGGCGAAAAGCACCAGCGCCACGATCACCGGCCAGTTGCTGCCGGAGCCGATCGCGATCAGCAGCAGGGTCAGCACGGCGAAGGTGGGGATGGCCCGGCCCACGTTGGAGATGTTGACCGCCAGCGCGCCACCCTTGCCGTAGTGGCCCAGCACGATGGCCACCGGCAGCCCGAGGACCAGGGCGATGCCGAGCGAGGCGCCGCTGAAGAAGAGGTGCTCGGCCAGCCGGTGCAGCACCCCGTCGGTGCCGGACCAGTTGGCGCCGGTGGTGAGCCAGTCCCAGGCTCCGCTGATCGCGTTCACGCCGCGGCCACCTTCTCCGCCTCGATCACGGCTTCCGGCCGCCGGATCTTGCGGCGGCGGTGCGTCCAGGGCGTGAGCAGCCACTGCACCCCGAGCAGCAGGGCGTCGGCGATCAGCGCGATCACCACGCAGAGCACGGAGGCGGCGAGCACCTGCGCCTTGAAGTTGCTGGAGATGCCGGAGACCAGCAGATTGCCGAGGCCGCCGTAGTCGATGATCGCGCCGACGGTGGTGAGCGCGACGGTGGAGACGGTGGCGATCCGCAAGCCCGCCATCAGCGCGGGCAGCGCGAGCGGCAGTTCCACCGCGAAGAGCAGCCGCACCGGTCCGTAACCCATCGCGCGGGCCGCCTCCCGTACGTCGTCGGGCACGGCGGCCAGGCCCGCCAGGATGTTCCGGATCAGGATGGTCAGCGAATAGAGCACCAGGCCCGTCACGACCAGTGACGAGGAGATCCCGAACACCGGCAGCAGCAGCGAGAACATCGCCAGGGACGGAATGGTGTAAAGGATCGTGGTGATCGCCAGAACGGGCCCGGAGAGCAGCCGCCAGCGGCGCGCGAGCAACGCCAGCGGGAAGGCGACGAGCAGGCCGATCGCCACCGAGACCGCGGTGATCCAGATGTGCTGGACCGTCGCGTCGGTGAGTTCATGACGGTAGTCACGGAGATATTGCCCGCAGATCCAGTCGTTCGCCGCCAAACAGTTCTTCGCCGCCATGTGTGTCCACCTCCCCCGAAGATTCGCAGGCATGCCCGATCGATCTCAGGCGAGCCTATCCTCGGGGACTGACAATCGGCCGATCCCGCCATACAGCCGCAACACTCCCGCCATATTCGACCCGCAGAGTGCTGGAGCGTGTGCGGGAGAACACACGTGAGTGGGGTGAGTACGGTGGTGTACCGGGCCGTCCGAACAGTTGAGGACTCATGATCCGATTCGAGAACGTCAGCAAGCGCTACCCCGACGGCACCACCGCGGTGGACGACCTGTCGTTCGAGGTCAACGACGGTGAGCTGGTCACCCTGGTCGGCCCGTCCGGCTGCGGGAAAACGACCACGATGAAGATGGTGAACCGGCTGATCGAGCCGACATCGGGCCGGATTCTCCTCGACGGCGAGGACATAGCGGGTATCGAACCGGTAAAGCTGCGGCGCCGGATCGGCTATGTGATCCAGCAGGTCGGGCTTTTCCCGCACAAGACGATCCTGGAGAACACCGCGACGGTGCCGGCGCTGCTCGGCTGGAAGAAGCCGGCCGCGCGTGAACGCGCGGCGGAACTCCTGGAGTTGGTGGGCCTTGATCCGAAGACCTTCGGTTCCCGCTATCCGGATCAGCTCTCCGGCGGGCAGCAGCAGCGGGTCGGAGTGGCCCGGGCACTCGCCGCGGATCCGCCGGTATTGCTGATGGACGAACCCTTCGGAGCGGTCGACCCGGTGGTGCGTGAACGGCTCCAGACGGAATTCCTCAACCTGCAGGAACGCGTCAGGAAAACCGTGCTTTTCGTCACGCACGACATCGAGGAGGCGGTACGCCTCGGTGACCGGATGGCGGTCTACGGCACCGGGCGCATCGAGCAGTTCGACACCCCGGCGACGGTCCTGGGGGCTCCCGCGACGCCCTATGTGGCGGAGTTCGTCGGCTCCGACCGCGGGCTGAAGCGGCTGTCGGTGACCACGATCGAGCCGGACGACCTGGAGCAGCCGCCGAAGGTGCGGCTGGACGACCCGGTGGAGGCGGCTGCCGCCCTGCTGCGGGCCTCGGGGTCACGGTGGGCGGTGGTGCTCGACCCGGCGGGGGAACTCCACGGCTGGGTGCGGCTGGAGACGCTGGAGGCACTGCCCGCCGCCAAGGGCGGCACGGTGCGCGCGTACGCCCGGCGGATGGAGGCGTGGGTCCCGGTCGGGGCGTCGCTGAAGCAGGCGTTCGCGGCGATGCTGAGTTACGACGCGGGGTGGATCGCGGTCCTGGACGGCGCGCGGTTCGTGGGGGTGCTCACCCCGGCCCGGCTGCACGAGGCGCTGCGGCGGTCCATCGACGCGGACTCCGCCGGAGTGGCCCGGGCCACGGTGACCATCGACTCCATCGGCTGACCCGCACGCGCCCGGTCCCCCGCCGTCCCCGTCCCCCCGGCCGCCTGCCCGCTAGCCGGCTATGTGGGGGGTGGGGACCGTGGGTTCGCCGGTCGGCGGGGTCACCGGGAGTCCGGCCTCGCGCCACGCCTGGAAGCCGCCCTCCAGGTCGGTGGCGCGGTGCAGGCCCAGGGTGTGCAGGGAGGCGGCGGCCAGCGAGGAGGCGTATCCCTCGTTGCAGATGACGACGACCTGGAGGTCATGGCCGGTCGCCTGGGGGACGCGGTGGGGGCTGCGCGGGTCGAGGCGCCATTCGAGTTCGTTCCGCTCGACGATGACGGCCCCGGGGATGGTGCCGTCCCGGTCGCGCAGCGCCCCGTAGCGGATGTCGACGAGCAGGGCCCCGCCGGCCGCGGCGGTGGCCGCCTCGGCCGGCGTGACCCGGACGTACCCCTCGCGGACTGCCGCCAGATGCTCCTCGATGGAGGCGGGCATCACCACTCCTCGGGCTGTTCCACCAGTTCGAGGCGGAGCGTAGTGCCCTTGCGGCTGTAGCGGCGGATCAGCGGCAGCGGCGGG
Protein-coding regions in this window:
- a CDS encoding ABC transporter substrate-binding protein; this encodes MNGRVRVAGTAVAAALLLTGVAGCGGDSLEKKGSGDSASSAAAAPSGGGGKGSLVVGSAGFTESAVLAELYAKVLSDAGYQTKVQTLANRELYEPALEKGQIDVVPEYAATLAEFLNTKANGATAAAQKPVASGDVKATVAALTTLATPRGLKVLPAGDAVDQNAFAVTKDFAAQHHLKTLSDLGASGLKIKLAAGDECPDRPFCSPGLKSKYGIDITGIDPKGVGTPQSKQAVKDGTDQLVLTTTTDATLDQYNLVLLTDDKHLQNADNLLPVVNAKDAGDPAVADALNKLTAVLTTADLTSLNEKVDGERQKPADVAADYLKSKGLTQ
- a CDS encoding ABC transporter permease — its product is MNAISGAWDWLTTGANWSGTDGVLHRLAEHLFFSGASLGIALVLGLPVAIVLGHYGKGGALAVNISNVGRAIPTFAVLTLLLIAIGSGSNWPVIVALVLFAVPPLITNAYVGMRQADRDVVEAARGMGMTDRQLLFRIELPLAFPLIWTGIRSAAVQIVATATLAAMAGFGGLGRIITAGFNRQITAQVVAGAVLVAALALLVEGVFLVLQKLLDPMRRRNRPGATELSGMSGVLNP
- a CDS encoding ABC transporter permease, translated to MAAKNCLAANDWICGQYLRDYRHELTDATVQHIWITAVSVAIGLLVAFPLALLARRWRLLSGPVLAITTILYTIPSLAMFSLLLPVFGISSSLVVTGLVLYSLTILIRNILAGLAAVPDDVREAARAMGYGPVRLLFAVELPLALPALMAGLRIATVSTVALTTVGAIIDYGGLGNLLVSGISSNFKAQVLAASVLCVVIALIADALLLGVQWLLTPWTHRRRKIRRPEAVIEAEKVAAA
- a CDS encoding ABC transporter ATP-binding protein translates to MIRFENVSKRYPDGTTAVDDLSFEVNDGELVTLVGPSGCGKTTTMKMVNRLIEPTSGRILLDGEDIAGIEPVKLRRRIGYVIQQVGLFPHKTILENTATVPALLGWKKPAARERAAELLELVGLDPKTFGSRYPDQLSGGQQQRVGVARALAADPPVLLMDEPFGAVDPVVRERLQTEFLNLQERVRKTVLFVTHDIEEAVRLGDRMAVYGTGRIEQFDTPATVLGAPATPYVAEFVGSDRGLKRLSVTTIEPDDLEQPPKVRLDDPVEAAAALLRASGSRWAVVLDPAGELHGWVRLETLEALPAAKGGTVRAYARRMEAWVPVGASLKQAFAAMLSYDAGWIAVLDGARFVGVLTPARLHEALRRSIDADSAGVARATVTIDSIG
- a CDS encoding rhodanese-like domain-containing protein, with product MPASIEEHLAAVREGYVRVTPAEAATAAAGGALLVDIRYGALRDRDGTIPGAVIVERNELEWRLDPRSPHRVPQATGHDLQVVVICNEGYASSLAAASLHTLGLHRATDLEGGFQAWREAGLPVTPPTGEPTVPTPHIAG